A window of the Astyanax mexicanus isolate ESR-SI-001 chromosome 22, AstMex3_surface, whole genome shotgun sequence genome harbors these coding sequences:
- the vamp5 gene encoding vesicle-associated membrane protein 5: MENGESRLKQAREDVDEVKIIMLDNMNKAREREGKLGELENRADELEKKSKVFCKTAVQVKQKKRWENMKWKLIAAGISAAVIVILIIVVAISLSPESGSGSTLTATGDEEPPRG; the protein is encoded by the exons GAGAACGGGGAGAGCCGGCTGAAGCAGGCCAGGGAGGACGTGGATGAGGTGAAGATCATCATGCTGGACAATATGAACAAGGCCCGGGAACGAGAGGGCAAGCTGGGCGAGCTGGAGAACAGAGCCGACGAGCTGGAGAAAAAG AGTAAAGTCTTCTGCAAGACAGCAGTGCAGGTGAAGCAGAAGAAGAGGTGGGAGAACATGAAGTGGAAGCTGATTGCAGCCGGTATCTCTGCAGCTGTCATCGTGATCCTCATCATCGTCGTGGCTATCAGCTTAAGCCCTGAAAGCGGTAGTGGCTCCACATTAACCGCCACTGGAGACGAGGAGCCTCCGAGGGGCTGA